From Paenibacillus sp. GP183, one genomic window encodes:
- a CDS encoding GNAT family N-acetyltransferase gives MKQITLRQSQNSDVETIANLRAIVLRNDLTRLGRFDEEKVRQRFRNAFDSVHTWIIEADSSFVGCIAFKPTLDGYLLEHFYIHPNYQGKGVGSQVLKNLLEQNYVKGKRVTLNVLQGSSARRLYERFGFKVESEDLIDVYMSVIVEENSRTVEGL, from the coding sequence ATGAAACAGATTACTCTTCGCCAATCCCAAAATTCCGATGTTGAGACAATTGCTAATTTACGGGCAATTGTACTACGTAATGATTTAACTAGGTTAGGAAGGTTTGATGAAGAGAAAGTTCGGCAACGCTTCCGTAATGCATTTGACTCAGTTCATACTTGGATCATCGAGGCAGATTCTTCTTTTGTTGGCTGCATAGCTTTTAAACCGACATTAGATGGTTATTTATTGGAACATTTTTATATTCATCCCAATTACCAAGGTAAAGGGGTCGGCAGTCAAGTATTAAAAAATCTGCTTGAACAAAATTATGTAAAAGGAAAACGTGTAACATTAAATGTCCTACAAGGAAGCTCTGCTAGACGTCTTTATGAACGGTTTGGTTTTAAAGTTGAAAGTGAGGATCTTATAGACGTTTACATGTCTGTGATTGTAGAGGAAAATTCCAGAACCGTCGAAGGATTGTAA
- a CDS encoding DUF2243 domain-containing protein, with translation MVVLLIFMEVFRRFFSPSFFNGFVVATGLFLSFDILVFHWIFKLHRITNGPEANVLEPIFVCFGLLLFWQGLRREIKQNSIKANGNNISS, from the coding sequence ATTGTTGTATTGCTGATTTTTATGGAGGTATTTCGGCGGTTTTTTAGTCCTTCTTTCTTCAATGGCTTTGTAGTCGCGACAGGTTTGTTTTTAAGCTTTGACATCCTTGTGTTTCATTGGATATTTAAGTTACACCGTATAACTAACGGTCCAGAAGCTAATGTATTAGAACCGATATTCGTTTGTTTTGGCTTACTTTTGTTTTGGCAGGGATTACGTAGGGAAATAAAGCAAAATAGTATCAAGGCTAATGGTAATAATATAAGTTCTTGA
- a CDS encoding SprT-like domain-containing protein, which produces MNDTTIKLKLSTREVEGLTNLARDIAMKYWGLDFNIPVIINPRLKRSTYGRFIYNKKTPLRIEISGYSIRNLYITEIIDLMKHEVCHYACFIMQKQLSDGSRFFEGELKRINSTSAGLSYKSVRKTRGK; this is translated from the coding sequence ATGAACGATACAACAATAAAACTAAAACTTAGTACCAGAGAGGTAGAAGGGCTCACAAATCTTGCAAGGGATATCGCGATGAAGTATTGGGGGCTTGATTTCAATATACCGGTAATTATTAATCCGAGATTAAAACGGTCGACCTATGGACGATTCATATATAACAAAAAAACGCCACTTCGAATTGAAATTAGTGGTTATTCTATCAGAAATTTATATATAACCGAGATAATTGACTTGATGAAACATGAAGTCTGCCATTATGCATGCTTCATTATGCAAAAACAATTATCAGACGGATCAAGGTTTTTTGAAGGAGAACTAAAGCGAATTAATTCAACTTCAGCAGGCTTAAGCTATAAAAGCGTGCGTAAGACCAGGGGGAAGTGA
- a CDS encoding magnesium chelatase domain-containing protein, which yields MYGKVKSACLLGIEGQIIDVEVDISSGLPQINLVGLPDSAIRESVERVRAAIKNCGYQFPMDRITVNLAPADLRKEGSSFDLAIAVGILITSGQVCIDKLERTLMLGELALDGSLRPIPGILSMVHAARQVGIQQFIVPRQNAPEACLVKDIAVSGITHLSDLSRLEEMRIVENHIFNEVNIKHYKLSEREDYADVSGQHQVKRALMIAAAGLHNFLTLCNIITVPFPTCL from the coding sequence ATGTATGGAAAAGTAAAAAGCGCATGCCTCCTCGGGATTGAAGGTCAAATTATTGACGTGGAGGTTGATATTTCCAGCGGGCTTCCACAGATCAATTTAGTTGGTTTGCCTGACTCCGCCATTCGTGAATCGGTGGAAAGAGTCAGGGCCGCAATTAAAAACTGCGGGTATCAATTCCCCATGGATCGGATCACAGTCAACCTGGCTCCGGCAGATTTGCGCAAGGAAGGCTCATCCTTCGATTTGGCCATTGCCGTGGGGATCCTTATTACGAGCGGACAAGTATGTATCGACAAGCTGGAGCGCACCTTAATGCTCGGTGAGTTAGCGTTGGACGGATCTCTTCGCCCTATTCCAGGCATTTTGTCCATGGTGCATGCGGCGAGACAGGTTGGAATTCAGCAATTTATTGTACCGCGTCAAAATGCGCCAGAAGCTTGTCTTGTTAAGGATATTGCGGTGTCGGGAATTACTCATTTATCGGATTTAAGCAGGCTCGAAGAGATGAGAATTGTCGAAAATCATATATTTAATGAGGTTAATATTAAACATTATAAACTTTCGGAGAGAGAAGATTACGCGGACGTAAGCGGTCAGCATCAAGTAAAGAGAGCCTTAATGATCGCTGCTGCGGGTTTGCATAATTTTCTAACCTTGTGTAACATTATCACGGTGCCATTTCCAACGTGTTTATAG
- the sucC gene encoding ADP-forming succinate--CoA ligase subunit beta, translated as MNIHEYQGKEVLRQYGVSVPNGKVAFTVEEAVQAAKELGTSVVVVKAQIHAGGRGKAGGVKVAKNLDEVRTYAEQILGKVLVTHQTGPEGKEVKRLLIEEGCDIKKEYYIGIVVDRGTGRVVMMASEEGGTEIEEVAEHSPEKIFKEIVDPAVGLQVFQARRLAYAINIPNELVNKAIKFMTALYKAFIEKDCSIAEINPLVVTGGGDVMALDAKLNFDSNALYRHKDIVELRDLTEEDDKEIQASKYDLSYIALDGNIGCLVNGAGLAMSTMDIIKHYGGDPANFLDVGGGATTEKVTEAFKIILSDKQVKGIFVNIFGGIMRCDVIANGVVEASRQVGLSLPLVVRLEGTNVELGKKILNESGLNIVSADSMADGAQKIVALVK; from the coding sequence ATGAATATCCATGAGTATCAAGGCAAAGAAGTCCTAAGGCAGTACGGAGTCAGCGTTCCTAATGGTAAAGTGGCTTTCACTGTTGAAGAAGCGGTACAAGCAGCTAAAGAGCTGGGAACTTCCGTAGTTGTTGTTAAGGCCCAAATTCATGCTGGAGGACGGGGTAAAGCAGGTGGTGTGAAGGTCGCCAAAAACCTTGATGAAGTTCGTACATATGCTGAGCAAATACTCGGTAAAGTGCTGGTCACTCACCAAACCGGTCCCGAAGGTAAAGAAGTCAAGCGTCTTTTAATTGAAGAAGGCTGTGACATCAAAAAAGAATATTACATCGGTATCGTCGTAGATCGTGGTACAGGACGCGTCGTTATGATGGCATCCGAAGAGGGTGGAACGGAGATCGAAGAGGTTGCCGAGCATTCTCCCGAGAAAATTTTCAAGGAAATTGTGGATCCGGCTGTAGGCTTACAGGTTTTCCAAGCACGCAGACTTGCTTATGCGATTAACATTCCAAACGAGCTTGTGAATAAAGCGATTAAATTCATGACGGCTCTATACAAAGCATTTATTGAAAAAGATTGCTCCATCGCGGAAATTAATCCGCTTGTTGTTACTGGCGGCGGAGATGTTATGGCGCTTGACGCCAAATTGAATTTTGATTCCAACGCGCTTTATCGCCATAAAGATATCGTGGAGCTTCGCGACCTTACGGAAGAAGATGATAAGGAAATTCAAGCTTCCAAATATGATCTTAGCTATATCGCGCTTGACGGCAACATCGGTTGTTTGGTCAATGGCGCAGGACTTGCGATGTCCACCATGGATATCATCAAACATTATGGCGGCGATCCGGCTAACTTCCTTGATGTAGGGGGCGGTGCTACTACTGAAAAAGTAACGGAAGCGTTCAAAATTATTCTTTCCGACAAGCAGGTTAAAGGTATTTTTGTAAACATCTTCGGGGGCATCATGCGCTGTGACGTTATCGCCAACGGTGTCGTTGAGGCATCCAGACAAGTCGGGCTTTCGCTGCCGCTGGTTGTCCGTTTGGAAGGCACTAATGTTGAACTCGGCAAAAAAATCCTCAATGAATCGGGATTAAATATTGTTTCGGCCGACTCCATGGCGGATGGGGCGCAAAAAATCGTAGCATTGGTCAAGTAA
- the sucD gene encoding succinate--CoA ligase subunit alpha has protein sequence MSILVNKHTKVITQGITGATGLFHTKGGLDYGTQMVGGVTPGKGGTKVDITLENGESVQLPVFNTVNDAKKATGANASVIYVAPPFAADAIMEAVDADLDLVICITEGIPVIDMINVSRYMEGKRTILIGPNCPGVITPGECKIGIMPGYIHTPGHVGVVSRSGTLTYEAVHQLTTRGIGQSSAVGIGGDPVKGSEFIDILRMFNDDPDTYAVIMIGEIGGTAEEEAAEWVKANMTKPVVGFIGGKTAPPGKRMGHAGAIISGGKGTAAEKIATLEACGIRVAATPSEMGSTLVAALEAKGILDKCITKK, from the coding sequence ATGAGTATTTTGGTCAACAAACATACAAAAGTCATTACTCAAGGGATTACCGGCGCCACTGGCCTGTTTCATACCAAAGGCGGCCTTGATTACGGCACGCAAATGGTCGGCGGGGTTACTCCTGGTAAAGGCGGAACGAAAGTTGATATTACATTGGAAAACGGCGAATCCGTTCAGCTTCCTGTATTTAATACAGTCAATGATGCGAAGAAGGCTACCGGTGCGAATGCTTCCGTTATTTATGTAGCTCCACCTTTTGCAGCGGATGCGATCATGGAAGCGGTAGACGCGGATCTCGATCTCGTCATATGTATCACAGAGGGAATCCCGGTTATCGATATGATTAACGTAAGCCGTTATATGGAAGGCAAAAGAACAATCCTTATCGGACCAAACTGTCCTGGCGTTATAACACCGGGTGAGTGTAAAATCGGTATTATGCCGGGGTACATTCATACTCCTGGTCACGTAGGCGTTGTATCCCGTTCCGGAACACTCACCTATGAAGCCGTTCATCAGCTGACTACTCGCGGAATTGGTCAATCCTCTGCAGTAGGGATTGGCGGCGATCCGGTCAAGGGATCCGAATTTATCGATATTCTTCGCATGTTTAACGATGATCCGGATACATATGCTGTGATCATGATCGGTGAAATCGGCGGTACGGCAGAAGAAGAAGCTGCTGAGTGGGTGAAAGCCAATATGACTAAGCCGGTAGTCGGCTTTATCGGCGGTAAAACGGCGCCTCCAGGCAAAAGAATGGGACATGCCGGCGCCATCATTTCCGGCGGCAAAGGCACGGCTGCTGAGAAAATAGCAACTCTCGAAGCTTGCGGTATCCGCGTTGCGGCTACTCCATCCGAGATGGGCTCCACACTCGTGGCAGCACTTGAAGCCAAAGGCATTTTAGACAAATGTATCACTAAAAAATAA